The following are encoded in a window of Triticum aestivum cultivar Chinese Spring unplaced genomic scaffold, IWGSC CS RefSeq v2.1 scaffold50782, whole genome shotgun sequence genomic DNA:
- the LOC123178136 gene encoding non-specific lipid-transfer protein 4.3-like, giving the protein MARGAATQLVLVAMVAAMLLIATDAAISCGQVSPALSPCISYARGNGANPPAACSSGVRSLAGAARSTADKQAACKCIKSAAGGLNACKAAGIPSKCGVSVPYAISATVDCSKIR; this is encoded by the coding sequence ATGGCTCGCGGTGCAGCTACTCAACTCGTGCTGGTCGCCATGGTGGCCGCTATGCTCCTCATAGCCACCGATGCGGCCATCTCCTGCGGTCAGGTCAGCCCGGCCTTGAGCCCGTGCATCTCCTATGCCCGTGGCAACGGCGCTAACCCGCCTGCGGCCTGCTCCAGTGGCGTCAGGAGTCTGGCCGGCGCAGCCCGGAGCACCGCTGACAAGCAAGCAGCGTGCAAGTGCATCAAGAGCGCTGCCGGTGGGCTCAACGCTTGCAAGGCCGCCGGCATCCCCTCCAAGTGCGGCGTCAGCGTCCCTTATGCCATCAGCGCCACCGTCGACTGCTCTAAGATTCGTTGA